A portion of the Francisella uliginis genome contains these proteins:
- a CDS encoding terminase small subunit: MNNLTTKQLSFIEHYLETNNATESYRKSYNCENMKYSTISNNAYKLLKNNDIATRIKEYYQEIESSIVWNKSQMILKLKDIAYSNNSTNNEKINAIKQASTMIGLDKIQVDNISSDNSMNTKVLTLDDFYKDVANK, encoded by the coding sequence ATGAATAATTTAACGACTAAACAATTATCTTTTATAGAGCATTACCTAGAAACTAATAATGCTACTGAGAGTTATAGAAAATCCTATAATTGTGAAAATATGAAATATAGCACAATATCAAACAATGCTTATAAGTTACTTAAAAATAACGATATAGCAACGAGAATTAAAGAATATTATCAAGAAATAGAAAGTAGTATAGTATGGAATAAATCACAAATGATATTAAAATTAAAAGATATTGCTTATAGTAATAATAGTACTAATAACGAAAAAATAAATGCAATTAAACAGGCTAGTACTATGATAGGTTTAGATAAAATACAGGTTGATAATATTTCTAGTGATAATTCTATGAATACAAAAGTTTTAACTCTTGATGATTTTTATAAAGATGTTGCAAACAAATAG
- the hemW gene encoding radical SAM family heme chaperone HemW produces MFEIDKQIAIYIHFPWCVRKCPYCDFNSHAIKDDLYLSEQYYKQLIADFDSHIDDLQGREVISIFVGGGTPSLFKPEYLGKVLEHINKNASLSSNCEITLEMNPGTVERGSISSYQDIGINRISLGVQSFLDEKLKILGRIHNTENVYNTIEEIKESKISNFNIDIMHGLPNQSFDDGIFDISEAITMQPTHISWYQLTIEPNTLFAARPPKLPDEETLENIEITGKELLDSAGYKQYEISAYAKNNLQSKHNSTYWMFGDYIGIGAGAHSKVTNLKTREIKRSWKHKHPKIYTQAKNFVKDSTIVTKHELIYEFMLNTLRLKNGFSLDIFEKQTFLSRETIKEKLEVGLNKGLFEIIDNHVKPTQKGYLFLNDCINLFI; encoded by the coding sequence ATGTTTGAAATAGATAAACAAATAGCAATATATATTCACTTTCCTTGGTGTGTGCGCAAATGTCCATATTGTGACTTTAACTCACATGCTATAAAAGATGATTTATACTTATCAGAGCAATATTATAAACAGCTTATTGCAGATTTTGATAGTCATATTGATGATCTACAAGGTCGAGAGGTAATTAGTATCTTTGTAGGCGGTGGGACACCTTCTTTATTTAAACCCGAGTATCTTGGAAAAGTCTTAGAGCATATCAACAAAAATGCTAGTCTTAGTAGTAACTGTGAAATAACTTTAGAAATGAATCCTGGAACAGTAGAAAGAGGTTCTATCTCAAGCTATCAAGATATTGGCATAAATAGAATATCACTGGGCGTCCAAAGCTTCCTAGATGAAAAGCTTAAAATTCTAGGCAGAATCCATAATACTGAGAATGTTTATAATACTATCGAAGAAATAAAAGAATCAAAAATCTCAAACTTTAATATAGATATTATGCATGGTCTACCAAATCAAAGCTTTGATGACGGAATCTTTGACATTTCAGAAGCCATAACTATGCAACCAACACATATTTCATGGTATCAGCTAACTATCGAACCAAACACCCTCTTTGCAGCAAGACCTCCAAAATTACCAGATGAAGAAACTTTAGAAAATATTGAAATAACAGGTAAAGAACTTCTTGATAGTGCTGGATATAAACAATATGAAATTTCTGCATATGCAAAAAACAACCTACAATCAAAACATAACTCTACTTACTGGATGTTTGGTGACTATATTGGTATCGGTGCCGGAGCTCATAGCAAAGTTACAAATCTTAAAACACGAGAAATAAAAAGATCTTGGAAACATAAACATCCAAAGATATACACACAGGCAAAAAACTTTGTAAAAGATTCTACTATCGTTACAAAGCATGAGCTAATCTATGAGTTTATGCTAAATACACTCAGACTAAAAAATGGCTTCTCTTTAGATATATTTGAAAAACAAACATTTTTATCTAGAGAGACTATTAAAGAGAAACTAGAAGTTGGTTTAAATAAAGGCTTATTTGAAATTATAGATAACCACGTCAAACCAACACAGAAGGGATATTTATTCTTAAATGATTGTATTAATCTTTTTATTTAA
- a CDS encoding DNA primase: MNITKFNDFVSDIGYSLPNSFNYSIGLNELVRFKDTNKNKDNKDLWIKNIDNNIFVFVFVFGDWKTGEKYTYIDNDNQYNYHEKKQNSYKLQQLKQAELQEKKMLASKLESYYLSLANADDNHPYLVAKRIKNHEAIKQDNDKLIIPCIGIDAPFRGKLQSIQTILPNGFKQFYKGANASSSYLPLNNPKDIDCFVFVEGLATGLSILNRLNSISTKGSLYNQEVNNDICIIVCFNCNGLKPIISYFYGLYPRSEFYIFADNDLSGVGIQKSKEVAAIVPNININPPPLTDEQKQSGLSDWNDYLESRRVI, translated from the coding sequence ATGAATATCACTAAATTTAATGATTTTGTATCAGATATAGGATACTCATTACCTAATAGCTTTAATTATAGCATAGGTTTAAATGAGCTAGTTAGATTTAAAGATACGAATAAAAATAAAGATAATAAAGATTTATGGATAAAAAATATTGATAATAATATCTTTGTCTTTGTCTTTGTCTTTGGCGATTGGAAAACAGGCGAGAAGTATACTTATATAGATAATGACAATCAGTATAACTACCATGAGAAAAAGCAAAATAGTTATAAATTGCAGCAACTAAAACAAGCTGAATTACAAGAAAAGAAAATGCTAGCAAGTAAGTTGGAAAGTTACTATTTATCTTTAGCAAATGCAGATGATAACCACCCTTATTTAGTTGCAAAGAGAATAAAAAACCATGAAGCTATCAAACAGGATAATGATAAATTAATTATCCCATGTATTGGAATAGATGCACCTTTTAGGGGGAAGCTACAGAGTATACAAACAATATTACCTAATGGTTTTAAGCAATTCTATAAAGGTGCTAATGCTAGTAGTAGTTATCTACCATTAAACAATCCTAAAGATATAGATTGTTTTGTATTTGTAGAGGGCTTAGCAACTGGTTTAAGTATATTAAATAGGCTTAATTCTATTTCTACAAAAGGAAGCTTATATAACCAAGAGGTTAATAATGATATTTGTATAATAGTTTGTTTTAACTGTAATGGATTAAAACCTATTATTAGTTATTTCTATGGCTTATATCCTAGATCAGAGTTTTATATATTTGCTGATAATGATTTAAGCGGTGTAGGTATTCAAAAATCCAAAGAGGTTGCTGCAATAGTCCCCAATATAAATATCAATCCCCCACCGCTAACAGATGAGCAAAAACAAAGCGGTTTATCTGATTGGAACGATTATTTAGAATCTAGGAGGGTTATATAA
- a CDS encoding LysR family transcriptional regulator, protein MKDIIREVVDKNVIEGTRYFISLVELGSYTAVKNFYSVEINTVRSKLELLENYLGVKLTQPNSNKIEITKDGMKYYSSCHRLYTDLEHSILSAKYKGIDTLDYIRVYGTRFFINYLLQNLPELEQSKKYTFSFDSYLLYHTHTYFHHLNNYDIAIITARDLEKIDQDRWLICASVDSASLPSKLYAGEELIKEYDLDNEPRNILKVPFIFRRDRLEDQSLDFKFDDDDSNFLIKNIKYIVEDDAQKLKLIQNNLGVGVLADNYDQISKLPSVRKIKGISAKTFYDRQTIIVSKYLKDRTKIMKFLKDQVDKYISLVLRGEM, encoded by the coding sequence ATGAAAGATATTATTAGAGAAGTAGTTGATAAAAATGTTATAGAAGGGACAAGATATTTTATATCCTTAGTAGAATTAGGTTCATATACTGCTGTTAAGAATTTTTATTCTGTTGAGATTAATACTGTTAGAAGTAAGTTAGAGCTTTTAGAAAACTATTTGGGTGTTAAGCTGACTCAACCAAATAGTAATAAGATAGAGATAACAAAAGATGGTATGAAATATTATTCATCTTGTCATAGATTATACACAGATTTAGAGCATAGTATTTTAAGTGCGAAATATAAAGGGATAGATACTTTAGATTATATACGTGTTTATGGTACTAGATTTTTTATAAATTATTTATTACAAAATTTACCTGAGCTTGAACAAAGTAAAAAGTATACATTTTCTTTTGATAGCTATTTGTTATATCATACGCATACTTATTTTCATCATCTAAATAATTATGATATAGCAATTATAACAGCAAGAGATCTAGAAAAAATTGATCAAGATCGTTGGTTGATATGTGCAAGTGTTGACTCAGCTAGTTTGCCATCTAAACTTTATGCTGGAGAAGAGTTAATTAAAGAATATGATCTTGATAATGAGCCTAGAAATATACTTAAAGTTCCTTTTATATTTAGGAGAGACCGTTTAGAAGATCAAAGTTTAGATTTTAAGTTTGATGATGATGATAGTAATTTTTTAATTAAGAATATTAAGTATATTGTTGAAGATGATGCTCAAAAGCTGAAACTTATACAGAATAATTTAGGTGTAGGTGTTCTTGCGGATAACTATGATCAAATTTCAAAATTACCTTCTGTCAGAAAAATAAAAGGTATTTCTGCTAAAACTTTTTACGATAGACAAACTATTATTGTCTCAAAGTATTTAAAAGATAGAACGAAAATAATGAAGTTTTTAAAGGATCAAGTTGATAAGTATATAAGTTTGGTTTTAAGAGGAGAAATGTAA
- a CDS encoding helix-turn-helix transcriptional regulator: MNNKILRLKQVVEMTGTSKTTIYRWINAGTFPKPINLSHVSVGWLEADINDWIQSKVEARG; the protein is encoded by the coding sequence ATGAATAATAAAATTTTAAGATTAAAACAAGTAGTAGAAATGACAGGAACATCAAAAACGACTATTTATAGATGGATAAATGCTGGTACATTCCCAAAACCAATCAATCTAAGCCATGTTAGTGTAGGTTGGTTGGAAGCTGATATAAACGATTGGATACAATCCAAAGTAGAAGCTAGGGGGTAA
- a CDS encoding Dyp-type peroxidase produces MQIIKYQLGVVEKLPSSAKYMMFNLKKDVDINFGLKVLQRFVDGKRVVAGFGNDLLKMFDIPKDEDYQRVRFNSERMSDDDGYDLVLWLRNDDRGELFHNAIDIRKALGDYFDFEKSISSYTYHGKYDLSGFEDGIENPKGEEEVPAAIATNGDLEGSSFWVLQQWLHDFDWLNSVSQTQKEECIGRSLDDSHQFKDLKDFAHVKRSAKENFEPEALLLRKSMPWSDDSLNGGFMFSAFAPSFRSFNLQMGNMLGGSDGIVDGVFKFSKIIKTNYLWCPSFKKGRLDLSLFKN; encoded by the coding sequence ATGCAAATAATAAAATATCAATTAGGGGTTGTAGAAAAATTACCTTCATCAGCTAAATATATGATGTTCAATCTTAAAAAGGATGTAGATATAAACTTTGGTTTAAAAGTTTTGCAAAGATTTGTTGATGGTAAACGTGTCGTGGCAGGATTTGGTAATGATCTTTTGAAAATGTTTGATATACCTAAAGATGAAGATTATCAAAGAGTTAGGTTTAATAGTGAAAGAATGTCAGATGATGATGGATATGATTTAGTATTGTGGTTGCGCAATGATGATAGAGGTGAGTTGTTTCATAATGCTATAGATATTAGAAAAGCCCTTGGTGATTATTTTGATTTTGAGAAATCTATTTCAAGTTATACATATCATGGTAAATATGATCTTTCAGGTTTTGAAGATGGGATAGAAAATCCAAAAGGTGAAGAGGAAGTGCCAGCGGCTATAGCAACGAATGGCGATTTAGAAGGATCAAGCTTTTGGGTGCTTCAACAATGGCTACATGACTTTGACTGGTTAAACAGTGTTAGTCAAACACAGAAAGAAGAATGTATTGGCCGGTCACTAGATGATTCACATCAGTTCAAGGATTTAAAAGATTTTGCCCATGTAAAAAGGTCTGCAAAAGAAAATTTTGAACCAGAAGCATTACTTCTAAGAAAGTCGATGCCTTGGTCAGATGATAGCTTAAATGGAGGGTTTATGTTTTCGGCATTTGCTCCTTCATTTAGATCTTTTAATTTACAGATGGGAAATATGCTTGGTGGGAGCGATGGTATAGTTGATGGAGTATTTAAATTCTCTAAAATTATTAAAACTAACTATTTATGGTGTCCATCTTTTAAAAAGGGCAGATTAGATTTATCTTTATTTAAAAATTGA
- a CDS encoding GtrA family protein, producing the protein MIKKQLSFFLLVGILASITNFVIVWILVELEIFRPLVANFFAFLIAFNVSYFGHRFLTFSTTTQSHKKAASQFFINVMIGLCLNEFIYYILLHLLKIQYLLALFITMGLVAIYTFIVSKFLIFKA; encoded by the coding sequence ATGATAAAAAAACAACTTTCCTTCTTTCTTCTTGTCGGCATTTTAGCCTCAATAACAAACTTCGTTATCGTATGGATTCTTGTAGAGTTGGAGATCTTTAGGCCTTTAGTAGCTAACTTCTTTGCTTTTTTAATTGCCTTTAATGTTAGTTATTTTGGTCATAGGTTTCTGACGTTCTCAACGACTACACAATCTCATAAAAAAGCTGCATCACAATTTTTCATAAATGTTATGATTGGTTTATGCTTAAATGAATTCATTTACTATATACTCCTACATCTTCTAAAAATACAATATTTATTAGCTCTATTTATAACTATGGGGCTAGTTGCTATCTACACATTCATCGTAAGTAAATTCTTAATCTTTAAGGCATAA
- a CDS encoding DUF3987 domain-containing protein: protein MNVLKYASDIAEPKPLALPIDRKELPKFNTDCLPKVIADYVDNLANAMQQPKQYIATSCLVSIAGLLGNKVCLDVDDRKAYPILWGMLIGDSGTGKTPSINEPMQPIKEIDKQLLDDYLKDYADYQTSLELYDIELKTLKANLKDCKDEQKQSIKEEIEAFKKLKPIKPYSREICINTATKEALLSQLADDSPNGLILEIDELMDFIQSIIKSEKIEDHKLYVEAYNNGNFKSKTISRGTQYIDNVTISIIGGVQTQRLIEFTNKYNGSGLLARFQLIPIAEKQQRIYKDTKLDFGIKSKYINLLNKLKNIPQRFNIVDNEKVKAEPKKYSYTSEAKSLYIEWFNNTEKVKNESGQSDLMIEYLGKATNTFHALALIYHLADNQDSDHISKEVVQKVITTLDYFYDCADYLYGYNFNKSLDLAKKIVNIKTKLKKKNGFSIGDITRSKNSFRDLDKELVQEALDILEQYHHIKKTDKQGIKYTKYDWL from the coding sequence ATGAATGTTTTAAAATATGCAAGTGATATAGCAGAGCCTAAGCCTTTAGCATTACCAATCGATAGAAAAGAACTACCAAAGTTTAATACTGATTGTTTACCAAAAGTTATAGCTGATTATGTAGATAATTTAGCAAATGCAATGCAACAGCCAAAGCAATATATAGCTACTTCATGTTTAGTTAGTATCGCTGGTTTACTAGGTAATAAAGTTTGTTTAGATGTTGATGATAGAAAAGCCTATCCTATTCTTTGGGGTATGCTGATTGGTGATAGTGGAACTGGTAAGACCCCTAGCATTAATGAACCTATGCAACCAATAAAAGAAATAGATAAACAGCTTTTAGATGATTATTTAAAAGACTATGCTGATTATCAAACATCACTAGAGTTATACGATATTGAGCTGAAGACATTAAAGGCTAATCTCAAAGATTGTAAAGATGAGCAAAAGCAGAGTATTAAAGAAGAAATAGAAGCCTTTAAGAAGCTAAAACCAATAAAACCATATTCTAGGGAAATATGTATTAATACAGCCACTAAAGAAGCTTTACTAAGTCAATTAGCAGATGACAGCCCTAACGGTTTAATATTAGAAATTGATGAACTTATGGACTTTATACAATCAATTATTAAAAGTGAAAAGATAGAAGACCATAAACTATATGTAGAAGCTTATAATAATGGAAACTTTAAAAGTAAAACTATATCTAGGGGAACTCAATATATAGATAATGTAACAATATCTATAATTGGCGGGGTACAAACTCAAAGGCTGATAGAGTTTACCAATAAATATAATGGTAGTGGCTTATTAGCAAGGTTTCAATTAATCCCTATTGCTGAAAAACAGCAAAGAATATATAAAGATACTAAATTAGATTTTGGGATAAAAAGTAAGTATATAAATTTACTTAATAAGCTAAAGAATATCCCGCAGAGGTTTAATATAGTTGATAATGAAAAAGTCAAAGCAGAGCCTAAAAAGTACAGTTATACAAGTGAAGCCAAGAGCCTATATATTGAGTGGTTTAATAATACTGAAAAAGTAAAAAATGAGAGTGGACAGAGTGATTTAATGATTGAGTATCTAGGTAAAGCTACTAATACTTTTCATGCTTTGGCTTTGATATATCACTTAGCAGATAACCAAGATAGCGACCATATAAGCAAAGAAGTAGTACAAAAGGTTATAACTACCTTAGATTATTTCTATGATTGTGCAGATTATTTATATGGTTATAATTTCAATAAATCGTTAGATTTAGCTAAAAAGATTGTTAATATCAAAACTAAGCTAAAAAAGAAAAATGGTTTTAGTATTGGCGATATTACTAGAAGTAAAAATAGCTTTAGAGATTTAGACAAAGAGCTAGTACAAGAGGCTTTAGATATATTAGAGCAATACCACCATATAAAGAAAACTGATAAACAAGGAATTAAATATACTAAATATGATTGGTTATAA
- a CDS encoding PepSY domain-containing protein, whose translation MPILLSTAIADDIPPTTAVPISKVVANIYSQGYDGINKIKYDDGVYKAKVINKDGQEQNLYIDPTTGAVPAQKSKVKEINMSQAIKAVPKDRCKTITEVKNSRGAFKVECLDSNNQEVNVVIDAISGKVSQVRYDD comes from the coding sequence ATGCCTATATTATTATCAACAGCTATAGCTGATGATATTCCACCAACAACAGCTGTGCCAATAAGTAAGGTTGTTGCTAATATATATTCTCAGGGATATGATGGAATTAATAAAATAAAGTATGATGATGGTGTTTATAAAGCAAAAGTCATTAATAAAGATGGTCAAGAGCAGAATTTATATATAGATCCAACAACAGGAGCTGTACCAGCCCAGAAATCTAAAGTAAAAGAAATAAATATGAGCCAAGCAATAAAAGCTGTACCTAAAGATAGATGTAAAACAATTACAGAAGTTAAAAATTCTAGAGGAGCTTTTAAAGTAGAGTGCTTAGACTCTAATAATCAAGAAGTTAATGTAGTTATTGATGCGATAAGCGGCAAAGTTTCTCAAGTCAGATATGATGATTAA